One segment of Carya illinoinensis cultivar Pawnee chromosome 13, C.illinoinensisPawnee_v1, whole genome shotgun sequence DNA contains the following:
- the LOC122290836 gene encoding cytochrome P450 714C2-like produces the protein MELQHGAKIFMSFAVLGFIGLLIRLYNALVVKPKRLRSVLRNQGITGPPPTLLLGNIREIKKARSTTTVNAPTGENPVTHNCATIIFPFFEQWRKQYGHVFLFSLGNTQILFIDEPDIVKQITTCTSLDLGKPSYQHKERGPLLGQGVLTSNGAVWAHQRKILAPELYMEKVKGMTNLITESTINLLNTWKGRVETEGGTADIKIDEYMRSFSGDVISRACFGSNYSKGEEIFVKLRALQEAMSKKVLSTGVPGLRYLPTRSNREAWGLEKEVRNLILQVVKERQRASYEKDLLQMVLEGAQNSDLSQEATDRFIVDNCKNIYLAGFETTAVSATWCLMLLASNQEWQDRVRAEVLDICGGANPDADMIRKMKQLTMVIHESLRLYPPVAVISREAFKDMKFGDINVPKGVNLWSLVLTLHTDPENWGQDAYRFNPDRFANGITGACKLPHLYMPFGVGPRVCLGQNLAMVELKILIALILSNFSLSLSPKYCHAPALRLVIEPEHGVDLLVRKL, from the exons ATGGAGCTCCAACATGGTGCTAAGATATTCATGTCCTTTGCAGTGCTTGGTTTCATTGGATTGCTGATACGGTTGTATAATGCTCTGGTGGTGAAGCCCAAGAGGCTCCGATCTGTGCTCAGGAATCAAGGCATCACCGGACCGCCGCCAACTTTACTGCTCGGAAACATTAGGGAGATAAAGAAGGCAAGATCCACCACCACAGTTAATGCTCCCACCGGTGAAAACCCCGTCACCCACAACTGTGCCACAATTATTTTTCCCTTCTTCGAGCAATGGAGGAAGCAATATG GTcatgtgtttttgttttctctcgGCAACACACAAATACTGTTCATAGACGAACCTGATATCGTGAAACAGATAACCACGTGTACATCCTTGGACTTGGGAAAGCCATCGTATCAGCACAAAGAGCGTGGTCCTTTGCTTGGTCAGGGAGTTCTCACCTCAAATGGCGCTGTATGGGCTCACCAGAGGAAAATCCTTGCTCCTGAATTATACATGGAGAAGGTTAAG GGAATGACGAACTTGATCACGGAATCTACAATCAATCTGCTGAACACATGGAAGGGTAGGGTTGAGACAGAGGGTGGAACCGCAGACATAAAAATCGACGAGTATATGAGAAGTTTCTCAGGTGATGTGATCTCAAGAGCATGTTTTGGCAGCAACTATTCCAAAGGGGAAGAGATTTTCGTAAAACTACGAGCTCTGCAGGAGGCCATGTCAAAGAAAGTTTTATCCACTGGAGTCCCTGGCTTGAG GTACCTTCCCACAAGGAGCAACAGGGAAGCATGGGGATTAGAAAAAGAGGTTCGAAATTTGATACTGCAGGTGGTGAAGGAGAGACAGAGAGCCTCCTATGAGAAAGATTTGCTGCAGATGGTTCTTGAGGGCGCCCAGAACAGTGACCTGAGCCAAGAGGCAACCGACCGCTTCATTGTCGACAACTGCAAAAACATATACTTGGCTGGGTTTGAGACAACTGCAGTTTCTGCAACATGGTGCCTTATGCTGTTGGCTTCAAATCAAGAATGGCAAGACCGTGTCCGTGCTGAGGTTCTTGACATCTGTGGAGGCGCTAACCCTGATGCTGATATGATTCGGAAGATGAAACAG CTCACGATGGTGATTCATGAATCATTGCGGCTTTATCCCCCAGTAGCGGTGATCTCTAGGGAGGCCTTTAAAGACATGAAATTCGGGGACATTAATGTTCCCAAGGGTGTCAACCTCTGGTCTCTGGTTCTGACATTGCATACTGATCCAGAAAACTGGGGACAGGATGCCTACAGATTCAACCCAGATAGATTTGCAAACGGAATAACGGGTGCTTGCAAGCTTCCACACTTGTACATGCCATTTGGAGTTGGGCCCCGCGTCTGTCTTGGACAGAACTTGGCCATGGTTGAACTGAAGATACTCATAGCTCTCATTCTGTCCAACTTCTCCCTCTCCCTGTCCCCCAAGTACTGCCATGCACCTGCCCTTAGGTTAGTTATTGAGCCGGAACATGGAGTAGACCTCTTGGTGAGGAAGTTATAG
- the LOC122290838 gene encoding 50S ribosomal protein L17, chloroplastic — MASFSSGFCCAITGTSNGSNNRWSMATLRSALPPSVPLRPPPSSRFPRMAAAFQPKSKLALRSYTGLAPLQSLPFPIASPEFSSFSHCFKIIDNGGRVFAMRHGRRVPKLNRPPDQRRALLRCLTTQLLKHGRIKTTRARASAMRKYVDKMITLAKDGSLHKRRQALGFIYEKQIVHALFAEVPDRYGERNGGYTRIIRTLPRRGDNAPMAYIELV, encoded by the exons ATGGCATCCTTCTCGTCGGGCTTTTGCTGTGCAATTACTGGCACTAGTAATGGCAGCAACAATAGGTGGAGTATGGCAACTCTGAGATCAGCCCTCCCGCCTTCGGTTCCTCTTCGTCCACCTCCTTCATCGCGCTTCCCGAGGATGGCCGCCGCGTTTCAGCCTAAGTCCAAATTGGCTCTGCGGTCTTACACCGGACTCGCTCCTCTTCAATCCCTTCCATTCCCCATTGCTTCTCCAG AATTTAGCAGCTTTAGCCATTGTTTTAAAATCATTGACAATGGGGGTCGAGTCTTTGCCATGAGACATGGGAGGCGAGTACCCAAACTCAATAGGCCCCCTGATCAACGTCGGGCACTACTTCGTTGCCTCACAACCCAACTCCTCAAACATGGCCGCATCAAAACGACTAGAGCAAGGGCAAGTGCAATGAGGAAGTATGTTGATAAGATGATCACATTGGCAAAGGATGGATCTCTTCATAAGAGGAGACAAGCTCTTGGCTTCATTTACGAGAAGCAGATTGTACATGCCTTGTTTGCGGAGGTTCCAGACAGGTATGGGGAGAGGAATGGAGGGTATACGAGAATTATAAGAACTCTGCCGAGGCGAGGGGATAATGCACCTATGGCCTACATTGAGCTTGTCTAG
- the LOC122290837 gene encoding uncharacterized protein LOC122290837 has protein sequence MLGVATPSLGSSWASMVIRMPTPTQTQYAGSGGASAAIIKGTGGRRGSHYHHHCSRPGLVSFGNSDDRHGRLFFSSSSSSYSSVKTAVAAVDSDNLSSSNATDKQQANKYYFVVANAKFMLDEEEHFQELLSERLRLYGERDKEQDFWLVIEPKFLDKFPNITKRLRRPAVALVSTNGPWITFMKLRLDRVLSESFEADSIGEALASNPANIEFEKPKNWVAPYPKYESGWWERFLPPGSKEEVKV, from the exons ATGTTGGGTGTGGCGACTCCCTCTCTGGGGTCTTCTTGGGCTTCCATGGTGATTCGGATGCCCACTCCAACTCAAACCCAATACGCTGGCAGTGGCGGTGCCTCTGCTGCCATTATCAAAGGCACCGGAGGCAGGCGCGGCAgccattatcatcatcattgtTCACGACCAGGATTGGTGTCTTTTGGCAATTCCGATGATCGCCATGGGCGCTTGTTcttctcctcttcctcctcatcctacTCCTCCGTTAAGACAGCTGTCGCCGCCGTTGATTCCGACAATCTCAGTTCCTCCAATGCCACCGACAAG CAACAAGCCAACAAATATTATTTCGTTGTTGCAAACGCAAAATTCATGCTGGATGAAGAGGAACATTTCCAGGAGCTCTTGTCTGAGCGGCTTCGTCTCTATGGAGAGCGTGATAAAGAGCAGGATTTTTGGCTCGTCATCGAGCCCAAATTCTTGGATAAATTCCCTAACATTACTAAGAGATTACGAAGACCTGCTGTTGCTCTGGTTTCAACCAATGGTCCCTGGATCAC GTTCATGAAGTTAAGACTGGACCGAGTTTTATCAGAAAGCTTTGAGGCTGATAGTATTGGAGAAGCATTAGCCTCTAATCCTGCCAATATAGAGTTTGAGAAACCAAAAAACTGGGTAGCACCTTACCCAAAGTATGAATCTGGATGGTGGGAGCGCTTCTTGCCCCCTGGATCGAAAGAGGAGGTTAAAGTATAA